The Streptococcus sanguinis genomic sequence CACTGTTCAATATGGTGACACTTTGGGAAATATCGCTCAAGCGATGAACATTGATCTTGTTGATTTGGCTAAAATCAATCAAATTGCCAATGCTGACTTGATTTTCCCAGGTACTGTTTTGACTATTACAACAAATGGACACAACGAAATCACCTCTGTAGAAATCCAAAGCTACCAAGCAGGAAATAATGCAGGATTGGTAACGGAAGATTATACAGCAAGTGAGATTTTTGGTACTGAACAAGCCGCTCCAGCGGCACCTGCTCAAGCAGCAGAAACTCCAGCTCCGGCTGTTGAGGAAGCTGTTGCAGCTCCAGCAGACCAAGCACCAGCGCCTGCTGAAGAAGCTCCTGCACCAGTAGCAGAAGTTGCAAGTGAAGCAGCCCCAGCTGCGGAAGCAAATGCAGCCGCTCCTGTAGAAGCAGCGCCACTGCCAGCAGTAACTGCAAGTCCAGAAGCACCAGCAGAGGCAGCTCCAGAAGCGACTGAATTAGGACAAAATCAAGTCAGTCAAGCAACTGCCGCTGTTGAGCCAACAACTTACAATGCTCCAGCTGTAACAGATGCTGCAAGCGTGACGACTAACAATCCTGCTAATGAAGGTCTTCAGCCACAAACTGCAGCTCTGAAAGAAGAGATAGCAGCTAAATATGGCATTACAGAATTTAGTCTCTATCGTCCAGGCGATAGCGGAGATCATGGTAAGGGCTTGGCAGCTGACTTTATCGTTGGTGACAATACTGAATTAGGAAACCAGGTCGCAGCAGATGTTACTTCTAACATGACTGAAAGAGGAATCTCTTATGTTATCTGGCAGCAGCAGTTCTATGCACCATTTGAAAGCATTTATGGACCAGCTAATACTTGGAACCAAATGCCAGATCGTGGTAGTGTAACTGAAAATCACTACGACCACGTTCACGTATCTATGAATGAATAAGATGGATACAAGCCCAGAAATGGGCTTTTTCTGATATTCTCTGTGAAAAGGCGAGAATTTTCTGATAAATTTTGGTATAATAAAGCGAACTACAGATAAAGGATGAGAGAGAATGACCTTAGTTTATCAATCAACACGCGACGAAAAGAATAGAGTAACAGCCAGCCAGGCGATTCTACAAGGCTTGGCAACAGATGGCGGGCTCTTTACGCCCATTACCTATCCGCAGGTCGATTTGGACTTTGCCAAGCTCAAAGACGCTTCTTATCAGGAAGTAGCCAAGCTGGTTTTGTCTGCTTTTTTGGACGATTTTTCTGAAGAAGAGCTGGACTACTGTATCAACCATGCCTATGACAGCAAGTTTGATGATGCGGCTATCGCTCCCTTGGTTAAGCTGGATGGTCAGTACAATCTAGAGCTTTTCCACGGAGCGACCATTGCCTTCAAGGACATGGCTTTGTCTATCCTGCCTCAGTTGATGACAACTGCAGCTAAAAAGCACGGCTTGGAAAACAAAATTGTCATTTTGACGGCGACTTCTGGCGACACAGGCAAGGCGGCTATGGCAGGCTTTGCGGATGTTCCTGGGACTGAGATTATCGTCTTTTATCCGAAAGATGGTGTCAGCAAGGTCCAAGAGCTGCAAATGACGACCCAGACAGGTGCCAATACGCATGTGGTTGCCATTGATGGCAACTTTGACGATGCCCAGACCAATGTCAAGCACATGTTCAATGACACAGACCTACGAGCTCGTCTCTTGGAGCATAAGCTGCAGTTGTCATCTGCTAATTCCATGAATATCGGCCGTTTGGTGCCGCAGATTGTTTACTATGTCTATGCCTATGCTCAGCTGGTGAAGACAGGAGAAATCACAGCAGGAGACAAGGTCAACTTTACCGTTCCGACAGGGAACTTTGGCAATATCTTGGCGGCCTACTATGCCAAGCAAATCGGTCTGCCGGTTGGCAAGCTGATTTGCGCATCAAATGAAAACAATGTCCTGACTGACTTCTTCAAGACTAAGGTTTATGACAAGAAGCGAAGCTTCAAGGTGACGTCTAGTCCGTCCATGGATATTCTGGTTTCCTCTAACTTGGAGCGCTTGATTTTCCATCTGTCTGGTAACAGCGCTGAGAAAACAGCGGCCTTGATGGCGGCCCTGAATGAGCATGGACAGTATGAACTAACGGACTTTGACGCTGAGATTTTGGAACTATTTGCGGCTGATTATGCGACAGAAGAAGAAACAGTAACTGAAATCAAGCGGGTCTATCAAGCATCTGACTACATCGAAGACCCTCATACAGCCGTTGCGTCCGCTGTCTATCAAAAATACTTGGCAGAGACAGGTGATCAGCGCAAGACTGTTATCGCGTCTACCGCTAGCCCTTATAAATTCCCAGTCGTGGCTGTTGAGGCTGTGACTGGTCAGTCAGGACTTAGTGACTTCGAGGCTTTGGAGCAACTGCACGAACTTTCTGGCGTAGCCCTGCCACCAGCTGTGGACGGCTTAGAAACAGCCCCAGTGCGCCACAAAACGACGGTCGCTGCAGACCAAATGCAGGCAGCAGTCGAGGATTACTTGGGATTATAAAAAACAAAAACATCAGCTTATTCATTGGCTGATGTTTTATAATCTATTTCAAAACAATCAACTGCTTGCCAGCTAGGTTGTAACTGTCAGCTAGCGGTGCAATTGGTTTTTGGACATCAATGGCTGGATATTGAAGGTGCAGCTTTTGCTTGTTTTTGTTTTCGTAGACAGCCTCTTGGCTGCTGAAGTTGATGACGATGGTCATGCTCGCTTTGCTGTCTTGAATTTTGTACTCCAATAGACTGTCTGTCAGCCAGTTGACCTGACAGGCTTGCTTGATAGCGGCGCTGGTCTTTAGATGCAGCAGCGGATGTGCCCTGCGAAAGGAAATCAGCTTTTTAAGAAAAGCAATATCCTCTGTGTAATGCAGGGAGCGCAGCCAGTCTAGTTTATTGATCTCGTCGGGCATATTGTAGGTGTTGTCAATCAGATTTTTAGTCCGGAAAAATTCCTGACCGCTGTGGATAAAGGGAACACCTTGAGCCAGCAGGACGAGTTGGAGAGCCAGCCGCGAATTGGCCAGCCGATCCCGCAAGGTGATAGCAGGGTTGACGATATCAAAGTAATCAAAAACCGTTGCATTGTCATGGCACTCCACATAATTAATAGCCTGCTGGGGCGCTATGAAGTGAGCCTCGCCTTTTAGTCCGACATTGGCTGTCAGGACGTTTTCAAGCTGACTGGCAGGAGTCTTGCTCTCGATTTGCCGGCCTTGAGCGATGGTCTGCTTGAGACTGTCGCGGAAATGATCGCTGAAAAATCCATAATCTGGCAGCTGGGAAGCATTGTACTGATGGGCCAATTGCTCACTTGCCAGCCCAGTATCCATCTGCCAGCCTTCGCCGTAGAGGTAGATGTTAGGATAGAGCGTCTTGAGTTCGTCAGCTATCTGCTGCATGGTTTGGATATCTAAAATCCCCATCAGATCAAAGCGGAAACCGTCAAAGCCATAGATGCTGACCCATTGCTTGACCGACTGCTTGATATAGCGGCGAACCATGGCTTTCTCACTGGCTACATCATTGCCACAGAAGGTCCCGTTGGTCCGGTAGCCCATATCATTGAGCCGGAAAAAATAGCCGGGCACGATTTTTTCAAAAGCATAGCTATTGGCATCATAGACATGATTGTAGACCACGTCCATGATGACGCTGATATCAGCATTGTGGAAGGCAGTAATGGCCGCCTGTAGCTCTAAGATGCGGGCATAAGGGTCTCGTGGGTCACTGGCAAAACTGCCGTCTGGGACATTATATTGGACAGGGTCGTAGCCCCAGTTGTAGACGAGCTCAGGATGCTTTTCATCAACGCTGCCAAAATCGTAGACAGGCATAAGTTGCACGTGGCTGATGCCTAGCTCTTTCAGATAGTCCAGACCGAACTTCTGACCGTGGACGACTGGAGATTCGCTCAGCGAGGCAAACTTCCCAGGATAGGAGAAGCTAGCTTCTTTCTGCATAGAGAAATCGCGGACGCTCATTTCATAAATGACGGCTTCTGTCGGATCCAACTGTGTTTTTGCTCGTTTGATAGGCTTTTTAATCTTTTCTAAATCAATGACATAGCTGTTGCCCGAATTGACATCTGAGGATAGGGCGTAGGAATCGTGGACTTCAATCCATTTGCCATTAATCTTATGGAGATAAGAATAGGAGGCTCCCTCTAAATCTCCCTCAATCCGGGTATGCCAGACTCCCTTATCCAGACGTTTGAGATGGTGAACCTGGTCTTTGAGATGCAGGAGGACTTTTTCGGAAATCGGCGCCCAGAGTTTGAAATCGGTGGCTTGGGGACTGTATTGAGCTCCCAAATCGTCGCCTGCATAGTCAAAAATTTCATCGAAAATAGGCTTTTTCACGATATGGCGGTACTGCAGGTCAGTATGGTTGCGATCCTGGTCATAGACCTTGTAGGACTGCGTCAGGTCAATGGGCTCATTAGCCGACACGGTGTAGATAATCCGCTCTTCCTGATTGTTGATATTTTTGATGGTCAAAGGGCTGGAGCTGTGCTTGTCTTCCAGTGTAAAGTGGATGGAGTAGGCTTCAAAGCTCTTTTCCAGTTCGATGGTGATGATATTTTCGTCATCTAAATAGGCTTGAAAAATACGAAAGGCCATGTTTTTCCTCTTTCTTTGTCAGTTTCTATTCGTGTAATTGTTTTGAGTTTAGGCTCTTCCCTAGGTTAGGACAAGGCCGATATGTGAATCGTTGATGAATGAGCAAAAGCACTCGGATTAGCGAGTGCTGATGCTATGCGGAATCAGCTGGCGATAGCAGATCTGCTTGTCTTCTTTATTGTCCTTGATGATCTGGAAGAGGGTCCGGAAAGACTCTTTCCCAAGCTCGAGGGCATTGATATCGATATAGGCATCCACATCAATGCGCGGTTTGATAGAATCAAAGGTGATAATGGGAATCTGGTAGTCCTGATCTTTGAGATAGTGCAGGGCTCCTTCTGCTACCAAGGTATCAGAGGTTACGATAGCTTCAATCTCATCCAGCGGCAGCTCCTCCATAATCTTGTAACTGTTGTCTTCCAGAAGGAAACCGAAGGCAAATTTGATAATGCGTTCATCCAAAGGCCGTTCTGCTTCATTCAGGGCTTGCTTGTAGCCTGTGTAACGATCTTGAGAAACAACCAGCTCCTTATTCCCAGCCAGAAAGGCAATTTTCTGATAGCCCTTGTCAAGGAAATATCTGGTTGCGTCATAGCCAGCCTTGATATTGTCGTTGTCCACTAGAGAGATGAAAGGTGAGACAGCTTTCCCTAGGATAAGGAAAGGGAAGTTGTTCCTGACTGCAAAGTCGACCAAAGGATCGTCCTGCTTGGAGTAAAGGAAAATCAGTCCGTCAACTCGCTTGCCCAAAATCATCTGCTTCATATTTTCCAAGCGATGTTCTTCGTCTTGCCCCGTGCTGATCTGGATGGCATAGTCATAGTCAGAAGCAATCTGAGAAATCCCCCGTAATACAGTTGGGAAAAAAGGGTTTTGATAGAAGACAT encodes the following:
- a CDS encoding LysM peptidoglycan-binding domain-containing protein: MKMNKKLLLASTVALSALPLLTTRAEEQPQNWTARTVEQIKADITSNENQQTYTVQYGDTLGNIAQAMNIDLVDLAKINQIANADLIFPGTVLTITTNGHNEITSVEIQSYQAGNNAGLVTEDYTASEIFGTEQAAPAAPAQAAETPAPAVEEAVAAPADQAPAPAEEAPAPVAEVASEAAPAAEANAAAPVEAAPLPAVTASPEAPAEAAPEATELGQNQVSQATAAVEPTTYNAPAVTDAASVTTNNPANEGLQPQTAALKEEIAAKYGITEFSLYRPGDSGDHGKGLAADFIVGDNTELGNQVAADVTSNMTERGISYVIWQQQFYAPFESIYGPANTWNQMPDRGSVTENHYDHVHVSMNE
- the thrC gene encoding threonine synthase, with product MTLVYQSTRDEKNRVTASQAILQGLATDGGLFTPITYPQVDLDFAKLKDASYQEVAKLVLSAFLDDFSEEELDYCINHAYDSKFDDAAIAPLVKLDGQYNLELFHGATIAFKDMALSILPQLMTTAAKKHGLENKIVILTATSGDTGKAAMAGFADVPGTEIIVFYPKDGVSKVQELQMTTQTGANTHVVAIDGNFDDAQTNVKHMFNDTDLRARLLEHKLQLSSANSMNIGRLVPQIVYYVYAYAQLVKTGEITAGDKVNFTVPTGNFGNILAAYYAKQIGLPVGKLICASNENNVLTDFFKTKVYDKKRSFKVTSSPSMDILVSSNLERLIFHLSGNSAEKTAALMAALNEHGQYELTDFDAEILELFAADYATEEETVTEIKRVYQASDYIEDPHTAVASAVYQKYLAETGDQRKTVIASTASPYKFPVVAVEAVTGQSGLSDFEALEQLHELSGVALPPAVDGLETAPVRHKTTVAADQMQAAVEDYLGL
- the pulA gene encoding type I pullulanase; translated protein: MAFRIFQAYLDDENIITIELEKSFEAYSIHFTLEDKHSSSPLTIKNINNQEERIIYTVSANEPIDLTQSYKVYDQDRNHTDLQYRHIVKKPIFDEIFDYAGDDLGAQYSPQATDFKLWAPISEKVLLHLKDQVHHLKRLDKGVWHTRIEGDLEGASYSYLHKINGKWIEVHDSYALSSDVNSGNSYVIDLEKIKKPIKRAKTQLDPTEAVIYEMSVRDFSMQKEASFSYPGKFASLSESPVVHGQKFGLDYLKELGISHVQLMPVYDFGSVDEKHPELVYNWGYDPVQYNVPDGSFASDPRDPYARILELQAAITAFHNADISVIMDVVYNHVYDANSYAFEKIVPGYFFRLNDMGYRTNGTFCGNDVASEKAMVRRYIKQSVKQWVSIYGFDGFRFDLMGILDIQTMQQIADELKTLYPNIYLYGEGWQMDTGLASEQLAHQYNASQLPDYGFFSDHFRDSLKQTIAQGRQIESKTPASQLENVLTANVGLKGEAHFIAPQQAINYVECHDNATVFDYFDIVNPAITLRDRLANSRLALQLVLLAQGVPFIHSGQEFFRTKNLIDNTYNMPDEINKLDWLRSLHYTEDIAFLKKLISFRRAHPLLHLKTSAAIKQACQVNWLTDSLLEYKIQDSKASMTIVINFSSQEAVYENKNKQKLHLQYPAIDVQKPIAPLADSYNLAGKQLIVLK
- a CDS encoding LacI family DNA-binding transcriptional regulator, translated to MRVTIKEVAKLAGVSPSTVTRVVQNKSTISEETKKRVRAAMKELDYHPNLNARSLVSQSSQVIGLVLPDDSDVFYQNPFFPTVLRGISQIASDYDYAIQISTGQDEEHRLENMKQMILGKRVDGLIFLYSKQDDPLVDFAVRNNFPFLILGKAVSPFISLVDNDNIKAGYDATRYFLDKGYQKIAFLAGNKELVVSQDRYTGYKQALNEAERPLDERIIKFAFGFLLEDNSYKIMEELPLDEIEAIVTSDTLVAEGALHYLKDQDYQIPIITFDSIKPRIDVDAYIDINALELGKESFRTLFQIIKDNKEDKQICYRQLIPHSISTR